The following coding sequences lie in one Alloacidobacterium dinghuense genomic window:
- a CDS encoding acyl-CoA carboxylase subunit beta, whose protein sequence is METSKPAVRAESLEELERRNRLAEEGGGKERRERQHKEGKLSARERIHLLLDEGSFEETDKLVTHRCTDFGMEQKRIPGDGFVTGYGRIDGRTVFVFAQDFTVFGGSLSETNAAKIVKIMDTAMRVGAPVIGLNDSGGARIQEGVVSLAGYADIFLLNTLASGVIPQISAILGPCAGGAVYSPAITDFTLMVDKTSYMFVTGPDVIKTVTHEEVTKEELGGASTHNERSGVAHFMAHDDAECLAMIRELFGFIPSNNLDDPPRRVCTDPMDRADRELDSLVPEESNQPYDIKDVIQRVVDDGYFFEVHEHFARNIVIGFARMNGRPVGIVANQPAFLAGVLDIDASVKGARFVRFCDAFNIPLITLEDVPGFLPGTQQEYGGIIRHGAKLLYAFAEATVPKLTVITRKAYGGAYCVMSSKHIRTDMNFAWPTAEIAVMGPEGAVNIVYGRDLNQVVADAEASEGPLSEERRQQLLAAARTEKVHEFREQFANPYIAAERGYVDEVILPRETRRRLITALEMLQGKRDKNPPKKHGNIPL, encoded by the coding sequence ATGGAGACATCTAAGCCAGCTGTACGAGCGGAATCGCTCGAAGAACTGGAGCGCCGTAACCGACTGGCGGAAGAAGGCGGCGGGAAAGAGCGGCGCGAACGCCAGCACAAGGAAGGCAAGCTCTCTGCGCGCGAGCGCATCCACCTGCTGCTCGATGAAGGCAGCTTCGAAGAAACCGACAAGCTGGTTACACATCGCTGCACTGACTTCGGCATGGAGCAGAAGCGCATTCCCGGTGACGGCTTTGTTACCGGCTACGGGCGCATCGATGGCCGCACCGTCTTTGTTTTCGCGCAGGATTTTACCGTCTTTGGCGGCTCGCTCTCTGAGACGAATGCGGCGAAGATCGTCAAGATTATGGACACGGCCATGCGCGTGGGCGCGCCGGTGATTGGCCTGAACGACTCGGGCGGGGCGCGGATTCAGGAGGGCGTGGTTTCACTCGCGGGGTATGCGGACATTTTTCTGCTCAATACGCTGGCCAGCGGCGTGATTCCGCAGATCTCGGCGATTCTTGGGCCCTGTGCCGGAGGGGCGGTCTATTCGCCGGCCATTACTGATTTCACGCTGATGGTGGATAAGACTTCCTACATGTTTGTGACCGGGCCGGACGTGATCAAGACAGTCACGCATGAAGAGGTCACCAAGGAAGAACTGGGCGGGGCGAGCACGCACAACGAACGCTCCGGCGTTGCGCATTTCATGGCGCACGACGATGCGGAATGCCTGGCGATGATTCGCGAGCTGTTCGGCTTCATACCGTCGAACAATCTCGACGATCCGCCGCGCCGTGTTTGCACCGATCCGATGGATCGCGCCGATCGGGAGCTTGATTCGCTGGTGCCCGAGGAATCGAACCAACCGTACGACATCAAGGATGTCATCCAGCGCGTGGTGGACGATGGATATTTCTTTGAGGTGCATGAGCACTTCGCTCGCAACATCGTGATTGGGTTTGCGCGCATGAACGGGCGGCCGGTGGGCATTGTCGCCAATCAGCCTGCATTTCTCGCGGGTGTGCTCGATATTGACGCAAGCGTGAAAGGCGCGCGATTTGTGCGCTTCTGCGATGCCTTCAATATTCCGCTTATCACGCTGGAGGATGTGCCCGGCTTTCTGCCTGGAACGCAGCAGGAGTATGGCGGAATCATTCGCCACGGCGCGAAATTGCTTTACGCTTTCGCGGAGGCGACGGTGCCAAAACTGACTGTGATTACGCGCAAGGCGTATGGCGGAGCGTATTGCGTTATGAGTTCGAAACACATTCGCACTGACATGAATTTTGCCTGGCCGACGGCGGAGATCGCGGTGATGGGTCCTGAGGGCGCCGTGAATATCGTCTATGGACGCGACTTGAATCAGGTTGTCGCTGATGCCGAGGCCAGCGAAGGTCCGTTGAGCGAGGAACGCAGGCAGCAGTTGCTGGCTGCTGCGCGCACGGAAAAAGTGCACGAATTTCGTGAGCAGTTTGCCAATCCGTATATTGCCGCTGAACGCGGCTATGTCGATGAAGTGATTCTTCCCCGCGAAACACGTCGCCGCCTCATCACCGCGCTCGAAATGCTGCAGGGCAAGCGCGACAAGAATCCGCCGAAGAAGCACGGGAATATTCCGCTATGA
- a CDS encoding DNA polymerase Y family protein yields MPSSSQLVEKSEPRVRWLFLDLNSYFASVEQELRPELRNRPVAVVPLMADTTFCIAASYEAKAFKVKTGTQVGEAKRMCPGIELVEARHELYVEYHKKIVAAVESCVPVSTVMSIDEMACSLIGREQPLVAALDLARRIKETIKRDVGSTLCCSVGLAPNRYLAKIASDMEKPDGLVALTRDILKPALQQLELRDLPGVGIRMEKHLHSRGIRTMEQLLALDHEKLSEVWGGVGGEKLYHWLRGEDFNDPKLEHQKSISQSHMLPPEFRTRDGAYAIAHKLLHKAAMRLRAAHLWTTNISLSVKFVVPKEIAKKRHLSGIPQSGWSHGMTVIECQDNQTLVEALCKLWAELPQGDQFQRPFFVGVWLGNLVPDHLHTLSLFSGLEDESRRTRLSTTMDTLNHKYGLDTLFPASMLLAKAAAPTRIAFTSIPDLFE; encoded by the coding sequence GTGCCCTCTTCTAGCCAACTCGTTGAAAAATCTGAGCCGCGGGTCCGCTGGCTCTTCCTCGACTTGAACTCCTACTTCGCCTCCGTCGAGCAGGAGCTCCGCCCCGAGCTGCGCAACCGGCCCGTAGCCGTCGTCCCGCTCATGGCCGACACCACTTTCTGTATCGCCGCCAGCTATGAAGCGAAAGCCTTTAAGGTCAAAACCGGAACGCAGGTCGGCGAAGCCAAACGTATGTGCCCGGGCATCGAGCTGGTAGAAGCGCGACACGAGCTCTACGTCGAATATCACAAGAAAATCGTCGCCGCCGTCGAAAGCTGCGTCCCCGTTTCCACCGTCATGTCCATCGACGAGATGGCCTGCAGCCTTATCGGCCGCGAGCAGCCCCTGGTTGCGGCCCTCGACCTGGCGCGTCGCATCAAGGAAACGATCAAGCGCGACGTAGGCAGCACCCTCTGCTGCTCCGTTGGACTCGCGCCCAATCGCTACCTCGCCAAGATCGCCTCTGACATGGAGAAGCCCGACGGCCTCGTCGCCCTCACCAGGGACATTCTCAAACCAGCCTTGCAGCAACTCGAATTGCGCGACCTGCCCGGCGTTGGCATTCGGATGGAAAAGCATCTGCACTCCCGTGGCATCCGCACCATGGAACAGTTGCTCGCCCTCGACCACGAAAAGCTGAGCGAGGTCTGGGGCGGTGTTGGAGGGGAAAAACTCTACCACTGGCTGCGCGGCGAAGACTTCAACGACCCCAAGCTCGAGCACCAGAAGTCGATCAGCCAGAGCCACATGCTCCCGCCCGAGTTCCGCACGCGCGACGGAGCCTACGCCATCGCCCACAAGCTGCTGCACAAGGCCGCCATGCGTCTGCGCGCCGCGCATCTCTGGACTACGAACATATCGCTCTCCGTAAAGTTTGTCGTCCCCAAGGAAATCGCCAAAAAACGTCACCTCTCCGGCATTCCGCAGAGCGGATGGTCCCACGGCATGACCGTCATCGAGTGCCAGGACAATCAGACTCTCGTCGAAGCCCTGTGCAAACTCTGGGCCGAGCTGCCCCAGGGCGACCAGTTTCAAAGACCATTCTTCGTCGGCGTATGGCTGGGAAACCTCGTGCCCGACCACCTGCACACGCTCAGCCTCTTCTCCGGTCTCGAAGATGAATCGCGGCGCACGCGCCTCTCCACCACCATGGACACCCTCAATCACAAATACGGGCTCGACACTTTGTTTCCGGCAAGCATGCTGCTCGCGAAAGCCGCCGCTCCCACGCGCATCGCATTCACCAGCATCCCCGATTTATTTGAGTAG